One Ananas comosus cultivar F153 linkage group 23, ASM154086v1, whole genome shotgun sequence genomic window carries:
- the LOC109728093 gene encoding calreticulin-like isoform X1 has product MATTTRCPRRGGAASAASVVAVALAIATVAAAEVYFEERFGDGWENRWVKSDWKKDENLAGEWNYTSGKWNGDPEDKGIQTSEDYRFYAISAEFPEFTNKDKTLVLQFSVKHEQKLDCGGGYVKLLSGEVDQKKFGGDTPYSIMFGPDICGYSTKKVHAILSRDGKNHLIKKEVPCETDQLTHVYTFIIRPDATYSILIDNDEKKSGSIYDDWDILPPKKIKDPEAKKPEDWDDKEYIPDPEDKKPEGYDDIPKEIPDPDAKKPEDWDDEEDGEWTAPTIPNSEYKGPWKQKKIKNPNYKGKWKAPLIDNPDFKDDPYIYAFSNLKYIGIELWQVKSGTLFDNFLITDDPEYAKKFAEETWGKHKDAEKAAFDEAEKKKDEEQESKDADSDVDDDEDDDDDADGADSDSKFDAQASLEDEVEATPHDEL; this is encoded by the exons ATGGCGACTACGACGAGGTGCCCTCGCcgtggcggcgccgcctccgccgcgtcggtggtggcggtggcgcTCGCGATCGCCACCGTAGCCGCCGCCGAGGTCTACTTTGAGGAGCGATTCGGAG ATGGGTGGGAGAATCGGTGGGTTAAATCTGATTGGAAGAAAGATGAGAACCTGGCCGGTGAATGGAACTATACATCTGGCAAATGGAACGGGGATCCTGAGGATAAAG GCATCCAGACCTCCGAAGATTATAGGTTCTATGCCATTTCTGCGGAGTTCCCTGAGTTTACTAACAAGGATAAGACCTTAGTTCTGCAGTTTTCTGTGAAACATGAGCAGAAATTAGACTGTGGAGGTGGCTATGTGAAGCTGCTTAGCGGTGAAGTTGATCAAAAGAAGTTTGGCGGTGACACTCCTTATAG TATCATGTTTGGACCTGATATTTGTGGGTACAGCACCAAAAAGGTCCATGCCATTCTTTCTCGTGATGGGAAGAACCATTTGATTAAAAAGGAAGTGCCGTGTGAGACCGATCAACTAACTCATGTCTATACATTCATTATCCGCCCTGATGCCACTTACAGCATTCTTATTGATAACGACGAGAAGAAATCAGGAAGCATCTATGATGATTGGGATATCCTTCCTCCGAAGAAAATAAAGGACCCGGAAGCCAAGAAA CCTGAAGATTGGGATGACAAGGAGTACATTCCTGATCCTGAGGATAAGAAGCCTGAG GGTTATGATGACATTCCCAAAGAAATTCCCGATCCTGATGCTAAGaag CCTGAGGATTGGGACGATGAAGAGGATGGTGAATGGACGGCACCGACTATTCCAAACTCCGAATACAAGGGGCCGTGGAAGCAGAAG aAAATTAAGAATCCTAACTACAAGGGCAAATGGAAGGCGCCATTGATCGACAACCCAG ATTTCAAGGATGATCCCTACATCTATGCTTTCTCGAACTTGAAGTACATTGGCATCGAGTTGTGGCAG GTTAAATCTGGAACCTTGTTTGATAACTTTTTGATCACCGACGACCCTGAGTATGCTAAGAAGTTTGCTGAGGAGACATGGGGCAAGCACAAGGAT GCCGAGAAGGCTGCGTTTGATGAGGCCGAGAAGAAGAAAGACGAGGAG CAGGAATCGAAGGATGCGGACTCTGATGTGGAC GAtgatgaggatgatgatgatgatgcggATGGTGCCGATTCCGACTCTAAATTCGATGCGCAGGCTTCTTTAGAAGATGAGGTCGAGGCGACTCCTCAT GACGAGCTTTAG
- the LOC109728093 gene encoding calreticulin-like isoform X2 translates to MATTTRCPRRGGAASAASVVAVALAIATVAAAEVYFEERFGDGWENRWVKSDWKKDENLAGEWNYTSGKWNGDPEDKGIQTSEDYRFYAISAEFPEFTNKDKTLVLQFSVKHEQKLDCGGGYVKLLSGEVDQKKFGGDTPYSIMFGPDICGYSTKKVHAILSRDGKNHLIKKEVPCETDQLTHVYTFIIRPDATYSILIDNDEKKSGSIYDDWDILPPKKIKDPEAKKPEDWDDKEYIPDPEDKKPEGYDDIPKEIPDPDAKKPEDWDDEEDGEWTAPTIPNSEYKGPWKQKKIKNPNYKGKWKAPLIDNPDFKDDPYIYAFSNLKYIGIELWQVKSGTLFDNFLITDDPEYAKKFAEETWGKHKDAEKAAFDEAEKKKDEEESKDADSDVDDDEDDDDDADGADSDSKFDAQASLEDEVEATPHDEL, encoded by the exons ATGGCGACTACGACGAGGTGCCCTCGCcgtggcggcgccgcctccgccgcgtcggtggtggcggtggcgcTCGCGATCGCCACCGTAGCCGCCGCCGAGGTCTACTTTGAGGAGCGATTCGGAG ATGGGTGGGAGAATCGGTGGGTTAAATCTGATTGGAAGAAAGATGAGAACCTGGCCGGTGAATGGAACTATACATCTGGCAAATGGAACGGGGATCCTGAGGATAAAG GCATCCAGACCTCCGAAGATTATAGGTTCTATGCCATTTCTGCGGAGTTCCCTGAGTTTACTAACAAGGATAAGACCTTAGTTCTGCAGTTTTCTGTGAAACATGAGCAGAAATTAGACTGTGGAGGTGGCTATGTGAAGCTGCTTAGCGGTGAAGTTGATCAAAAGAAGTTTGGCGGTGACACTCCTTATAG TATCATGTTTGGACCTGATATTTGTGGGTACAGCACCAAAAAGGTCCATGCCATTCTTTCTCGTGATGGGAAGAACCATTTGATTAAAAAGGAAGTGCCGTGTGAGACCGATCAACTAACTCATGTCTATACATTCATTATCCGCCCTGATGCCACTTACAGCATTCTTATTGATAACGACGAGAAGAAATCAGGAAGCATCTATGATGATTGGGATATCCTTCCTCCGAAGAAAATAAAGGACCCGGAAGCCAAGAAA CCTGAAGATTGGGATGACAAGGAGTACATTCCTGATCCTGAGGATAAGAAGCCTGAG GGTTATGATGACATTCCCAAAGAAATTCCCGATCCTGATGCTAAGaag CCTGAGGATTGGGACGATGAAGAGGATGGTGAATGGACGGCACCGACTATTCCAAACTCCGAATACAAGGGGCCGTGGAAGCAGAAG aAAATTAAGAATCCTAACTACAAGGGCAAATGGAAGGCGCCATTGATCGACAACCCAG ATTTCAAGGATGATCCCTACATCTATGCTTTCTCGAACTTGAAGTACATTGGCATCGAGTTGTGGCAG GTTAAATCTGGAACCTTGTTTGATAACTTTTTGATCACCGACGACCCTGAGTATGCTAAGAAGTTTGCTGAGGAGACATGGGGCAAGCACAAGGAT GCCGAGAAGGCTGCGTTTGATGAGGCCGAGAAGAAGAAAGACGAGGAG GAATCGAAGGATGCGGACTCTGATGTGGAC GAtgatgaggatgatgatgatgatgcggATGGTGCCGATTCCGACTCTAAATTCGATGCGCAGGCTTCTTTAGAAGATGAGGTCGAGGCGACTCCTCAT GACGAGCTTTAG
- the LOC109727965 gene encoding dihydrolipoyl dehydrogenase 2, chloroplastic-like isoform X2 has translation MHSAISLSVAAPFPAAGARSDAFPLAGGLRPAGIRFCGLRREALGLRRLRSPATGRIPPAPARGLPRTVAAAAAAAAAGAGNGSPASGFDYDLVIIGAGVGGHGAAVHAVENGLKTAIIEGDVVGGTCVNRGCVPSKALLAVSGRMRELHDEHHLKSLGLKVSSPGYDRQGVADHANNLVSNIRSNLTNSMKALGVDILTGVGTVVGTQKVRYGKVGLPDKEITARDIIIATGSVPFVPNGIEIDGKTVFTSDHALKLEWVPDWIAIVGSGYIGLEFSDVYTALGSEVTFVEALDQLMPGFDPEIGKLAQRILINPRKIDYHTGVFAKKITPAKDGKPVLIELIDAKTKEPKDTLEVDAALIATGRAPFTKGLGLENINVVTQRGFVPVDERMRVMDANGNLVPHLYCIGDANGKLMLAHAASAQGISVVEQLCGRDNVLNHLSVPAACFTHPEISMVGLTEPQAREKAEKEGFEISVAKTSFKANTKALAENEGEGFAKLIYRPDTGEILGVHILGLHAADLIHEASNAIALGTRLQELKVAVHAHPTLSEVLDELFKSTKLDT, from the exons aTGCACTCGGCGATCTCTCTCTCCGTCGCCGCCCCCTTCCCGGCGGCGGGGGCGAGATCCGACGCCTTCCCGCTGGCCGGAGGCCTCCGGCCGGCCGGAATCCGCTTCTGCGGCCTCCGCCGCGAGGCGCTCGGGCTGCGTCGCCTCCGGTCGCCGGCGACCGGCCGGATCCCGCCGGCGCCCGCGCGGGGGCTCCCGAGGACggtcgccgcggcggcggcggcggcggcggcgggcgcggGGAATGGGAGCCCCGCGTCGGGGTTCGACTACGACCTCGTCATCATCGGGGCCGGCGTCGGCGGCCACGGCGCCGCGGTCCATGCGGTGGAGAAT GGATTGAAAACTGCCATTATTGAAGGCGATGTTGTTGGAGGAACATGTGTAAATAGAGGTTGTGTGCCATCTAAAGCACTTCTTGCTGTAAGCGGTCGGATGCGTGAGCTTCATGACGAACATCATCTGAAGTCACTGGGTTTAAAG GTTTCTTCTCCAGGATATGATAGGCAAGGAGTTGCTGACCACGCAAATAATCTTGTTTCTAATATTCGAAGTAATTTGACCAATTCAATGAAAGCTTTAGGCGTAGACATTCTAACTGGTGTTGGCACTGTCGTG GGCACACAAAAAGTGAGATATGGGAAAGTTGGGCTTCCTGACAAGGAAATCACCGCTAGAGACATCATAATTGCAACCGGATCTGTTCCTTTTGTACCTAATGGCATTGAAATTGATG GGAAAACTGTATTTACTAGTGATCATGCCCTCAAGCTGGAATGGGTTCCAGATTGGATAGCTATTGTAGGAAGTGGTTATATTGGACTTGAATTTAGTGATGTCTACACAGCCCTTGGAAGTGAG GTTACTTTTGTTGAAGCTCTTGATCAGCTCATGCCTGGCTTTGATCCTGAGATTGGAAAGTTGGCCCAGAGGATTCTTATTAATCCTCGGAAAATTGATTATCATACTGGTGTCTTTGCTAAGAAG ATTACTCCGGCAAAGGATGGAAAACCAGTCCTTATTGAACTTATTGATGCAAAGACAAAAGAACCTAAAGACACTCTAGAG GTAGATGCAGCCCTTATAGCAACTGGAAGGGCACCATTTACAAAAGGACTTGGCTTAGAAAAT ATAAATGTAGTCACACAGCGTGGCTTTGTTCCAGTTGATGAACGGATGCGAGTTATGGATGCGAACGGCAATCTG gttCCACATCTATATTGCATAGGAGATGCCAATGGTAAACTTATGCTTGCGCACGCTGCGAGTGCACAAGGGATCTCAG TCGTTGAGCAACTTTGCGGGAGGGATAATGTTCTAAACCATCTGAGCGTTCCAGCTGCTTGTTTCACCCATCCTGAAATCAGTATGGTTGGCCTCACTGAG CCCCAAGCAAGGGAGAAGGCTGAGAAGGAAGGATTTGAGATAAGTGTTGCTAAGACAAGCTTCAAGGCTAACACAAAAGCTCTAGCAGAAAATGAAGGAGAGGGATTTGCCAAG CTCATATACAGGCCTGATACAGGGGAGATTCTTGGAGTTCACATTTTGGGTTTGCATGCTGCTGACCTCATCCATGAGGCTTCCAATGCAATAGCCTTGGGAACACGTCTACAG
- the LOC109727965 gene encoding dihydrolipoyl dehydrogenase 2, chloroplastic-like isoform X1, whose product MHSAISLSVAAPFPAAGARSDAFPLAGGLRPAGIRFCGLRREALGLRRLRSPATGRIPPAPARGLPRTVAAAAAAAAAGAGNGSPASGFDYDLVIIGAGVGGHGAAVHAVENGLKTAIIEGDVVGGTCVNRGCVPSKALLAVSGRMRELHDEHHLKSLGLKVSSPGYDRQGVADHANNLVSNIRSNLTNSMKALGVDILTGVGTVVGTQKVRYGKVGLPDKEITARDIIIATGSVPFVPNGIEIDGKTVFTSDHALKLEWVPDWIAIVGSGYIGLEFSDVYTALGSEVTFVEALDQLMPGFDPEIGKLAQRILINPRKIDYHTGVFAKKITPAKDGKPVLIELIDAKTKEPKDTLEVDAALIATGRAPFTKGLGLENINVVTQRGFVPVDERMRVMDANGNLVPHLYCIGDANGKLMLAHAASAQGISVVEQLCGRDNVLNHLSVPAACFTHPEISMVGLTEPQAREKAEKEGFEISVAKTSFKANTKALAENEGEGFAKLIYRPDTGEILGVHILGLHAADLIHEASNAIALGTRLQELKVAVHAHPTLSEVLDELFKSTKVNAAVSRSINEPVAA is encoded by the exons aTGCACTCGGCGATCTCTCTCTCCGTCGCCGCCCCCTTCCCGGCGGCGGGGGCGAGATCCGACGCCTTCCCGCTGGCCGGAGGCCTCCGGCCGGCCGGAATCCGCTTCTGCGGCCTCCGCCGCGAGGCGCTCGGGCTGCGTCGCCTCCGGTCGCCGGCGACCGGCCGGATCCCGCCGGCGCCCGCGCGGGGGCTCCCGAGGACggtcgccgcggcggcggcggcggcggcggcgggcgcggGGAATGGGAGCCCCGCGTCGGGGTTCGACTACGACCTCGTCATCATCGGGGCCGGCGTCGGCGGCCACGGCGCCGCGGTCCATGCGGTGGAGAAT GGATTGAAAACTGCCATTATTGAAGGCGATGTTGTTGGAGGAACATGTGTAAATAGAGGTTGTGTGCCATCTAAAGCACTTCTTGCTGTAAGCGGTCGGATGCGTGAGCTTCATGACGAACATCATCTGAAGTCACTGGGTTTAAAG GTTTCTTCTCCAGGATATGATAGGCAAGGAGTTGCTGACCACGCAAATAATCTTGTTTCTAATATTCGAAGTAATTTGACCAATTCAATGAAAGCTTTAGGCGTAGACATTCTAACTGGTGTTGGCACTGTCGTG GGCACACAAAAAGTGAGATATGGGAAAGTTGGGCTTCCTGACAAGGAAATCACCGCTAGAGACATCATAATTGCAACCGGATCTGTTCCTTTTGTACCTAATGGCATTGAAATTGATG GGAAAACTGTATTTACTAGTGATCATGCCCTCAAGCTGGAATGGGTTCCAGATTGGATAGCTATTGTAGGAAGTGGTTATATTGGACTTGAATTTAGTGATGTCTACACAGCCCTTGGAAGTGAG GTTACTTTTGTTGAAGCTCTTGATCAGCTCATGCCTGGCTTTGATCCTGAGATTGGAAAGTTGGCCCAGAGGATTCTTATTAATCCTCGGAAAATTGATTATCATACTGGTGTCTTTGCTAAGAAG ATTACTCCGGCAAAGGATGGAAAACCAGTCCTTATTGAACTTATTGATGCAAAGACAAAAGAACCTAAAGACACTCTAGAG GTAGATGCAGCCCTTATAGCAACTGGAAGGGCACCATTTACAAAAGGACTTGGCTTAGAAAAT ATAAATGTAGTCACACAGCGTGGCTTTGTTCCAGTTGATGAACGGATGCGAGTTATGGATGCGAACGGCAATCTG gttCCACATCTATATTGCATAGGAGATGCCAATGGTAAACTTATGCTTGCGCACGCTGCGAGTGCACAAGGGATCTCAG TCGTTGAGCAACTTTGCGGGAGGGATAATGTTCTAAACCATCTGAGCGTTCCAGCTGCTTGTTTCACCCATCCTGAAATCAGTATGGTTGGCCTCACTGAG CCCCAAGCAAGGGAGAAGGCTGAGAAGGAAGGATTTGAGATAAGTGTTGCTAAGACAAGCTTCAAGGCTAACACAAAAGCTCTAGCAGAAAATGAAGGAGAGGGATTTGCCAAG CTCATATACAGGCCTGATACAGGGGAGATTCTTGGAGTTCACATTTTGGGTTTGCATGCTGCTGACCTCATCCATGAGGCTTCCAATGCAATAGCCTTGGGAACACGTCTACAG